In Acaryochloris marina S15, a single genomic region encodes these proteins:
- a CDS encoding helix-turn-helix transcriptional regulator has translation MSSGELQGNHQLSERELQVIELVASGLKNEEISQRLDISKRTVDNHISNILTKTDTDNRVALVRWALQWGKVCLDDVNCCTLPQAEP, from the coding sequence ATGAGTAGTGGCGAGCTGCAAGGAAATCATCAGTTGTCTGAACGAGAGTTGCAAGTCATTGAACTGGTGGCTTCTGGCCTCAAAAATGAAGAAATTTCTCAGCGATTAGATATCAGCAAGCGAACAGTAGACAATCACATCAGCAATATCCTCACTAAAACCGATACTGACAATCGGGTTGCTTTAGTTCGCTGGGCTTTGCAGTGGGGTAAAGTATGTCTCGATGATGTGAATTGTTGCACCCTACCTCAGGCTGAGCCCTAA
- a CDS encoding AGE family epimerase/isomerase, producing MNLTFAELASQYKQALLEDVLPFWQNHSLDHQEGGYFTCLDAQGTVYDTDKFIWLQNRQVWTFSMLYNQLSPESEWLEVARLGADFLANKGRDQEGNWYFALNRAGEPLVQPYNIFSDCFAAMAFSQFALASQEDAAKAVALQAYNNVLRRQQDPKGRYNKLYPGTRSLKSLAVPMILANLTLEMAPLLDATQLEQVLDQTVQEVMTDFLDAERGLLFESVAPDGTHVDCFEGRLINPGHGIEAMWFLMEIGQRRGDTALIERAVDVVLNILDFSWDKDYGGLYYFLDAEGYPPQQLEWDQKLWWVHLETLVALVMGYRLTGRDECWQWYQKVHDYSWSHFADSGREWFGYLNRAGQVHLQLKGGKWKGCFHVPRALYLCWQQFEQLSANP from the coding sequence ATGAACCTGACGTTTGCAGAACTGGCCTCACAGTACAAACAAGCGCTGTTGGAAGATGTCCTCCCTTTTTGGCAGAACCACTCTTTAGATCATCAGGAAGGGGGCTACTTCACCTGCTTGGATGCCCAAGGCACGGTCTACGATACGGATAAATTTATTTGGTTGCAAAACCGCCAGGTCTGGACCTTCTCTATGCTTTACAATCAGCTTTCGCCAGAATCTGAGTGGCTGGAGGTAGCTAGGCTTGGTGCTGATTTTCTGGCTAACAAAGGGCGTGATCAGGAAGGCAACTGGTATTTTGCCTTGAATCGGGCAGGGGAACCCTTGGTACAGCCCTACAATATTTTCTCTGACTGCTTTGCGGCGATGGCCTTTAGCCAATTTGCTCTTGCCTCTCAGGAAGATGCAGCTAAAGCTGTGGCTCTCCAAGCCTATAACAATGTTCTGCGACGACAACAAGATCCCAAAGGACGGTACAACAAGCTCTATCCCGGGACCCGCTCCTTAAAATCTCTAGCGGTTCCCATGATTTTGGCCAACTTAACCTTGGAAATGGCACCTCTACTCGATGCCACCCAGCTTGAGCAGGTGTTAGATCAGACGGTGCAAGAGGTGATGACAGATTTTCTCGATGCTGAGCGGGGATTATTGTTCGAATCTGTGGCCCCAGATGGCACCCATGTTGATTGCTTTGAGGGCCGCCTGATTAATCCTGGCCATGGTATTGAGGCCATGTGGTTTCTGATGGAGATTGGTCAACGCCGAGGAGATACTGCATTAATTGAACGAGCGGTTGATGTGGTGCTCAATATCTTGGACTTTAGCTGGGACAAGGACTATGGTGGCTTGTATTACTTCTTAGATGCAGAAGGATATCCTCCCCAGCAACTGGAATGGGACCAAAAACTGTGGTGGGTTCATCTGGAAACTTTAGTGGCCTTGGTGATGGGGTACCGCTTGACCGGGCGAGATGAGTGCTGGCAATGGTATCAAAAGGTGCATGACTATAGCTGGTCACATTTTGCCGATTCTGGTCGAGAATGGTTTGGGTATTTAAATCGAGCAGGGCAAGTGCATTTACAGCTCAAAGGCGGCAAGTGGAAGGGTTGCTTCCATGTGCCGAGGGCACTCTATCTTTGTTGGCAACAGTTTGAACAACTGAGTGCCAACCCGTAA
- a CDS encoding sodium:proton antiporter, whose product MEGNLEITLLMVITVVAGISAQVIADFLKVPSIVFLLLFGIAMGPSGFGVLHPSLLGNGLEVMVSLCVALILFEGGLNLQLREVEEVSTSLRNLVTVGALVTLFGGGLAAHWLSEFPWQIAFLYASLVVVTGPTVVAPLLKQVNADRQVSTLLEGEGVLIDPVGAILAVVVLNIVLQGNADPFTIVSGLLLRLGIGGIIGIGGGWLLGLFLKRARFLSEDLKNLSVLAGLWGLFGLSQALISESGLMTAVAAGIMLKIADLPEERLLLRFKNQLSILAISVLFILLSADLSIASIFALGWGGTFTVAALMLIVRPLNILVSTWSSDLNWRQKAFLSWVAPRGIVAASVASLFAISLTKQGINGGDAIKALVFLTIILTVCVQGLSARWVAGWLKVRSDEARGAMIVGCSPFGRTVAHLIKSRGEDVVMIDANPEYCKQAKAENLTVYRTSALNMDALDNLGLASIGTFLTATSNSEVNSVLAQRVMEEFRPPRVLAVYPDQSPETEVAEPAEKLASPEVKRAFSSQLSIKEWNQYLSTNEVKITDTVLDMDEQKFKRQRDHLQALINAGTVIPLLVQRQDQLRIAKADEEWQPCDRITYGLHIPKPKFGLSIPNETIQVSS is encoded by the coding sequence ATGGAAGGAAATTTAGAAATTACCCTGTTAATGGTGATCACTGTTGTGGCAGGGATTTCAGCCCAGGTGATTGCTGATTTTCTCAAAGTTCCCAGTATTGTATTTCTGCTACTGTTTGGCATTGCCATGGGACCCAGCGGCTTTGGGGTGCTTCATCCCAGTCTGCTAGGAAATGGCTTAGAGGTGATGGTCTCTCTCTGCGTGGCTCTCATTCTGTTTGAAGGGGGGCTGAATTTACAGCTGAGGGAGGTGGAAGAAGTTTCCACTAGCTTACGTAACTTGGTGACGGTGGGAGCGCTGGTTACGTTGTTTGGCGGTGGACTGGCAGCCCATTGGCTGAGTGAATTTCCCTGGCAAATTGCTTTTCTCTATGCCTCCTTAGTGGTGGTGACTGGACCAACGGTCGTGGCTCCCTTACTCAAACAGGTGAATGCCGACCGTCAGGTATCTACCCTTTTGGAAGGGGAAGGGGTCTTAATCGATCCCGTCGGAGCAATTTTAGCGGTTGTCGTGCTTAATATTGTCCTGCAAGGGAATGCTGATCCGTTCACTATCGTGAGTGGGTTGTTATTGCGCCTGGGGATTGGCGGCATTATCGGTATTGGTGGCGGTTGGCTGTTGGGCCTGTTCTTGAAGCGGGCTCGCTTTCTATCGGAAGACTTGAAAAATCTGTCGGTTCTAGCGGGTCTGTGGGGATTATTTGGGCTATCCCAAGCCTTGATTAGTGAGTCGGGATTAATGACGGCAGTGGCAGCAGGCATCATGCTCAAGATTGCTGATTTGCCTGAAGAGCGCTTGCTGCTTCGATTTAAGAATCAGCTGAGTATTCTGGCGATTTCAGTTTTATTTATTCTGTTATCTGCCGATTTGTCCATTGCCAGTATTTTCGCTTTGGGCTGGGGGGGAACATTTACAGTTGCCGCTTTAATGCTGATTGTTCGCCCTTTGAATATCCTGGTTTCGACTTGGTCAAGCGATCTGAATTGGCGGCAAAAAGCGTTTTTATCTTGGGTTGCTCCCCGAGGAATTGTGGCGGCATCGGTAGCCTCATTGTTTGCTATTTCCCTGACTAAGCAAGGTATCAATGGTGGCGACGCCATTAAAGCCCTCGTCTTCTTAACGATTATTTTGACGGTCTGTGTGCAGGGACTGTCTGCTAGATGGGTTGCTGGCTGGTTAAAGGTCCGGTCGGATGAAGCGAGAGGTGCCATGATTGTCGGCTGCAGTCCCTTTGGCAGGACGGTTGCGCATCTGATTAAGAGTCGGGGCGAAGATGTGGTGATGATTGATGCTAACCCTGAATATTGTAAGCAGGCTAAGGCCGAGAATCTTACGGTTTATCGAACCAGTGCCCTCAATATGGATGCTCTGGATAATCTGGGTCTGGCCTCCATCGGCACATTTTTAACGGCCACCAGTAATTCTGAGGTCAACTCGGTATTGGCCCAGCGGGTGATGGAAGAATTTCGGCCGCCTCGGGTATTGGCGGTCTATCCCGATCAGTCTCCAGAAACGGAAGTGGCTGAACCTGCAGAAAAATTGGCGAGTCCAGAGGTGAAGCGTGCCTTTTCTTCTCAGCTCTCCATTAAAGAATGGAATCAGTACCTGAGCACCAATGAGGTCAAAATCACCGATACGGTCTTAGATATGGATGAGCAAAAGTTCAAGCGGCAGCGAGATCATTTGCAGGCTTTAATTAATGCTGGAACGGTTATTCCGCTGCTAGTTCAGCGCCAAGACCAACTGCGTATTGCGAAGGCGGATGAAGAGTGGCAACCTTGCGATCGCATCACCTACGGTCTCCACATTCCCAAACCCAAATTCGGACTCTCTATTCCGAATGAAACCATACAGGTATCTTCATAA